One Roseimaritima multifibrata DNA window includes the following coding sequences:
- a CDS encoding XylR family transcriptional regulator, whose translation MSTSSAAKPFEPRRVALIIETSSVYGRDLLRGVLRFMRLHDEWAVFLEQRELSAKPPAWLRTWDGDGIISRATTPKLADAIAATGVPFVDLTDRGRGYDFVSLRSNDDAIGRMAANHLLDRGFQNFGYCGFQSEAWSERRLVGFRSALADAGYECQVYESLWEGRSANTWDVENQQLLEWIVAQPTPLGIMACSDIRAQHVLNACFVGQRKVPEEVAVVGVDNDELLCQLCHPPLSSIIPNAEGIGFRAAELLMDQMQGKAPVANEEIEPLSICVRQSTDVVAIDDAEVAAAITFIREHACRGITVTDITQNVAVSRSTLERSLRKYLGRTPQQEIRRVQIKRVRELLASSDLTAEQIAMRCGFEHPEYMHVVFKRSQGMTPGEYRKTVQS comes from the coding sequence GAGCCTCGACGCGTCGCTTTGATCATTGAGACTTCCAGTGTCTATGGTCGGGATCTTCTGCGAGGGGTATTGCGGTTCATGCGACTGCACGATGAATGGGCTGTGTTCTTAGAGCAGCGTGAGCTTTCAGCAAAACCTCCCGCGTGGCTGAGGACGTGGGATGGCGACGGAATCATTTCCCGTGCGACGACTCCCAAGCTGGCCGATGCGATCGCCGCGACGGGGGTCCCCTTCGTCGATCTAACCGATCGTGGTCGAGGCTACGACTTCGTCTCTTTGCGTTCCAACGATGACGCCATTGGGCGAATGGCTGCGAACCATCTGCTCGATCGAGGTTTTCAGAATTTCGGCTATTGTGGCTTTCAATCGGAAGCTTGGTCGGAACGCCGGTTGGTTGGCTTTCGGTCGGCCTTGGCAGATGCCGGATATGAATGCCAGGTCTACGAATCGTTATGGGAAGGTCGATCGGCAAATACTTGGGACGTGGAAAACCAACAGTTGCTTGAATGGATCGTCGCCCAGCCAACCCCGCTTGGGATAATGGCTTGCAGTGATATTCGAGCTCAACATGTTCTCAATGCTTGTTTCGTGGGACAGCGGAAGGTCCCTGAAGAAGTGGCCGTTGTCGGCGTCGACAACGATGAATTGCTTTGCCAGCTCTGCCACCCTCCGCTTTCTAGCATCATCCCAAATGCTGAAGGGATTGGATTCCGAGCGGCTGAACTGTTGATGGACCAGATGCAAGGGAAGGCACCTGTAGCGAATGAGGAAATCGAACCGCTAAGCATCTGTGTTCGTCAGTCGACCGATGTTGTCGCCATTGATGATGCCGAAGTCGCCGCAGCGATTACGTTCATCCGTGAACATGCCTGTCGCGGGATTACCGTCACGGATATCACGCAAAATGTCGCGGTATCCAGAAGCACGCTGGAGCGAAGTCTTCGGAAGTACTTGGGGCGGACTCCGCAACAAGAAATCCGCCGTGTCCAGATAAAGAGGGTGCGGGAATTATTGGCCAGTTCGGATCTAACCGCGGAACAAATTGCGATGCGATGCGGATTTGAACACCCTGAATACATGCATGTTGTCTTTAAACGATCTCAAGGGATGACGCCTGGAGAGTACCGAAAGACCGTTCAGTCTTGA